The genomic region TGAGACAGGCATCAAAACCATTATGTCGATAACGCTGATTACGCTGCGTATTACAGCTACATTGCGGAATGTTTGTTGAAGGCAGATACCATCGATGCTGCCGGGTAGCAGAAGCGTAGAATCAAAGCGCTTATCGAACCATTGCACTAATCATTTTGCATTCTTTATGTAACGTTACCATTCCAAAAACCTTATGCGAAGTGAGAATTCGGGTTAGGATAACTAGTTGCAACAGCACTCTTTTAATTTGATAGAGTAGGTCTATGTCTACTCTAAACTAACCTTTGCCCCTCagtctgtgtctttttcttcttcatgcTTCATAAATGTTAACCATTATACCTTGTGCGTAGGCTATTACCAATAAAGTCATACAAATTTAGGGCAAATTTAGATTGCAGTCATCTCTTCTGCTCCACCAGACAAGATGACAGCTTTAAGTGGGAAGGTGCAGACGGTGCTCGGGCTGTTGGATCCAGCCCAGCTGGGCCGCACCATGACCCACGAACACCTGACCATGACCTTCGAGTGCTGCTACGTCCCCCCGCCGACTGGAGACGATGCGGTGTCGGAGGCGCCCTTTGAGATGCGGAATATGCACTGGCTTCGACAGAACCCGTACAGCAGCCAGGAGAACCTATTGCTCTGCCAGGAGATCGAGGCGGTCCGAGATGAGCTGCAGTACTACCGGCAGGCAGGAGGGGGCACCATCGTGGAGAACACGACCACAGGCATCACACGGAACCTTCCCTCACTGAAGCAGCTGGCGAAGGACACTGGCGTTAACATCATAGCGGGTGCTGGGTTCTACGTTGATGTGACTCATTCGGACGAGACCCGGAAAATGACCGTGGAGAAGGTGTGTGACCTAAATATATCTCATTGTCAGGCTTGTTTAGTGAGTGGCACCATGAACACCGGCCTAATCAGAATATGAGTCACTTTAATTTCACTAGAGAGAACTTTTTTTCAGCCAATGTTCATGCCTTAGGTTAAGCCATGCTCACTGTTTTCATGAGGTATAGTAAATCAACACAAACTAACATCCATattctaacccccccccccccccccccccctttcaaaaGCTGACTGACATCATCGTGAGCGAAATCCTCCACGGCGCGGATGGTACAGACATCCGCTGCGGAGTCATTGGCGAGATCGGTACCAGCTGGCCAAtcacagagagcgagaaaaggGTGCTCCGGGCCACTGCACACGCCCAGTCCCAGCTGGGCTGCCCCGTCATCATCCACCCGGGCCGGCACACCACCGCCCCCACGGAGGTGGTGCGCATCCTGCAGGAGGCCGGCGGAGACATCTCCAAAACGGTCATGTCACACCTGGACAGGTGAGCCCTCGCCGGAGCTCAGCGTGGctgtggaagaggaagatgatatGGGGGTGATGAAGTTCGTCAGAAATACTTGTTTAAGCACATAAAACTACCGAAGTCCCGTCTCTTTTCAGGCCACTTAAGTATATTTATAAATAGACCTTTGTAGTTTGTAGCAATGGTTTTGAATTGAAGACCTCTGTGAGCATGGAAAGACAATGGATCAGGGAAGATCAAAAAAATGATTAAGAAAATACTGACAGCTGTGCCCTTAAAAAGTCATTTTCACTCCAAATGGCAAATCAGTGGAAGCATTGAGGTATTTCTACAGTGTTAATTGGAGCCACTCCTTGCTGTGGGCTACGACTCCATTGTGTCATTCCATCTCAGGCTGTGTAGCATCCGCCCGAGGTGATCTTTAACTGTGCTGTGTAGCATCCGCCCGAGGTGATCTTTAACCGTGCTGCTGTTCATAGCATCCACCTGAGGTGATCTTTAACTGTGTCTCTGTTCATAGCATCCACCTGAGGTGATCTTTAACTGTGCTGTGTAGCATCCACCTGAGGTGATCTTTAACTGTGCTTCTGTTCCTCAGGACCATCTTTGACTGTGCTTCTGTTCCTCAGGACCATCTTTAACTGTGCTTCTGTTCCTCAGGACCATCTTTGACTATGGCGAGCTGCTGGAGTTCGCCAAGCTGGGCAGCTATCTGGAGTACGACCTGTTCGGAACGGAGATGCTGGACTACCCCTTTGACCTGGAGATTGACATGCCCAGTGACAGTCAGAGGGTGCAGGCGTGAGTAGGCCTTGGTGTCATGCCTGGGGACGGGTAGGCTGCACCTCTGATGGGGTTTCTACTGGTGTTGGTGCGTGGGTGTTGTGGAGTCCCAACCCCTAGTGTATGGCGTCATTTTAGTgtcaaaactcacacacgcgaGGAAGCGTGTATTCGAGCAACTTTCAGGTTTTCGCGAGCGTGAATTTCatctgcgcactcaattttagcagctgcaagaggaaattcaacaactgcgagcgcagagactgtcatacgctctcgcgaaaactgGATCTGCTTGCTCGAATGTatcatacgctctcgcgaaaaGTTTATCTGCTCGCTCGAGTTATGAGTTTTGACACTGTGTGGGCGGGAGTTTTGACActgtgtgggcgggaaccaaagcaggacaggctcttctctgattggtcctgatttgacagcaggagagtctCATATTCACGACAACCGTTTACCAAACTCcgttatgtatttgtatggtgaagactgatatttaatCACCAACCGAAGTAACGGTGCGTCACCTTAGACAGCTGTGGCTACAAATGTAAAGTAATTGCCCTGATCTTTGGGTAGTTTGGGACGTGTAgaaaacaatgtgtgtgcgtggccgACAGATTTGCGGACCTTCCAGAGAAAATGCCAAGCAACTTACAAACTGCTGCTCAGTGTCAGCTACAATGTTTAGTGTCTGGAAACAT from Clupea harengus chromosome 25, Ch_v2.0.2, whole genome shotgun sequence harbors:
- the LOC105891336 gene encoding phosphotriesterase-related protein — translated: MTALSGKVQTVLGLLDPAQLGRTMTHEHLTMTFECCYVPPPTGDDAVSEAPFEMRNMHWLRQNPYSSQENLLLCQEIEAVRDELQYYRQAGGGTIVENTTTGITRNLPSLKQLAKDTGVNIIAGAGFYVDVTHSDETRKMTVEKLTDIIVSEILHGADGTDIRCGVIGEIGTSWPITESEKRVLRATAHAQSQLGCPVIIHPGRHTTAPTEVVRILQEAGGDISKTVMSHLDRTIFDYGELLEFAKLGSYLEYDLFGTEMLDYPFDLEIDMPSDSQRVQALSFLVKEGYEDRIVIAHDIHTKNRLTKYGGHGYSHILKNIAPKMLTRGISQGQVDKILIHNPKHWLTFK